In one Myotis daubentonii chromosome 1, mMyoDau2.1, whole genome shotgun sequence genomic region, the following are encoded:
- the CDH24 gene encoding cadherin-24, producing MWGLVRLLLAWLGGWGCMGRLAAPARAWEGARRGPGPALLRTRRSWVWNQFFVIEEYAGPEPVLIGKLHSDVDRGEGRTKYLLTGEGAGTVFVIDEATGNIHVTKSLDREEKAQYVLLAQAVDRASNRPLEPPSEFIIKVQDINDNPPIFPLGPYHATVPEMSNVGTSVIQVTAHDADDPSYGNSAKLVYTVLDGLPFFSVDPQTGVVRTAIPNMDRETQEEFLVVIQAKDMGGHMGGLSGSTTVTVTLSDVNDNPPKFPQSLYQFSVVETAGPGTLVGRLRAQDPDLGDNALMAYSILDGEGSEAFSISTDAQGRDGLLTVRKSLDFETRHSYSFRVEATNTLIDPAYLRRGPFKDVASVRIAVQDAPEPPAFTQAAYHLVVPENKAPGTLVGQVSATDLDSPASLIRYSILPHSDVERCFSIEPEDGTIRTAVPLDREARVWHNLTVLATELDSSAQASRVQVAIQTLDENDNAPQLAEPYDTFVCDSAAPGQLIQVIRALDRDEAGNSSRVSLQGPLGPDANFTVRDNRDGSASLLLPSRPAPPRQAPYLVPIELWDWGTPALSSTATVTVSMCRCRPDGSVASCRPEAQLSPAGLSTGALLAIVTCVGTLLALMVLFAALRRQKQEALMVLEEEDVRENIITYDDEGGGEEDTEAFDISALQNPDGALPAPGPPARRDVLPRARAPRQPRPPGPGPADVAQLLALRLREADEDPSVPPYDSVQVYGYEGRGSSCGSLSSLGSEAGGAPGPAEPLDDWGPLFRTLAELYGAKEPPAP from the exons ATGTGGGGCCTGGTGAggctcctgctggcctggctgggtggttgGGGCTGCATGGGGCGCCTGGCAGCCCCAGCCCGGGCCTGGGAAGGGGCCCGGAGGGGCCCAGGACCAGCACTGCTGCGGACCCGAAGGAGCTGGGTGTGGAACCAGTTCTTTGTCATCGAGGAATATGCCGGTCCAGAGCCCGTCCTCATTGGCAAG CTGCACTCGGATGTGGATCGGGGTGAGGGCCGCACCAAGTACCTGCTGaccggggagggggcaggcaccGTGTTTGTGATTGACGAGGCCACAGGCAATATCCATGTCACCAAGAGCCTGGACCGGGAGGAGAAGGCACAGTACGTGCTACTGGCCCAAGCCGTGGACCGAGCCTCCAACCGTCCCCTGGAGCCCCCATCAGAGTTCATCATCAAGGTGCAGGACATCAACGACAATCCCCCCATCTTCCCCCTCGGGCCCTACCACGCCACGGTTCCCGAGATGTCCAACGTCG ggacatcagtcATCCAGGTGACTGCTCACGACGCCGATGACCCCAGCTATGGGAACAGCGCCAAGCTGGTGTACACTGTGCTGGATGGACTGCCTTTCTTCTCCGTGGACCCCCAGACTG GAGTCGTGCGTACCGCCATCCCCAACATGGACCGAGAGACACAGGAGGAGTTCTTGGTGGTGATTCAGGCCAAGGACATGGGCGGCCACATGGGGGGGCTGTCGGGCAGTACTACGGTGACGGTCACCCTCAGCGATGTCAACGACAATCCCCCCAAGTTCCCTCAGA GCCTGTACCAGTTCTCGGTGGTGGAGACAGCTGGGCCAGGCACCCTGGTGGGCCGGCTTCgggcccaggacccagacctGGGGGACAACGCCCTCATGGCATACAGCATCCTAGATGGGGAGGGGTCCGAGGCCTTCAGCATCAGCACAGACGCCCAAGGTCGAGATGGGCTCCTCACTGTCCGAAAG TCCCTAGACTTTGAGACCCGTCACTCCTACTCCTTCCGTGTGGAGGCCACCAACACGCTCATTGACCCAGCCTACCTGCGGCGAGGGCCCTTCAAGGATGTGGCCTCAGTGCGCATAGCGGTGCAGGATGCCCCAGAGCCGCCCGCCTTCACCCAGGCGGCCTACCACCTGGTGGTGCCCGAGAACAAGGCTCCTGGGACCCTGGTGGGCCAGGTCTCAGCCACTGACCTGgactcccccgccagcctgatcag ATACTCCATCCTCCCCCACTCGGATGTGGAGCGCTGCTTCTCCATCGAGCCTGAGGACGGCACCATCCGCACAGCTGTGCCCCTGGACCGCGAGGCTCGAGTCTGGCACAACCTCACAGTGCTGGCCACAGAGCTTG ACAGCTCCGCACAGGCCTCCCGTGTGCAAGTGGCCATCCAGACCTTGGATGAGAATGACAATGCTCCCCAGCTGGCTGAGCCCTATGACACCTTCGTGTGTGACTCTGCAGCCCCTGGCCAG CTGATTCAGGTCATCCGGGCTTTGGACAGAGACGAAGCTGGCAACAGTAGCCGTGTCTCCCTTCAAGGTCCTCTGGGCCCTGATGCCAACTTCACTGTCCGGGACAACCGAG ATGGCTCTGCCAGCCTGCTGCTGCCCTCTCGCCCTGCTCCGCCCCGCCAGGCCCCGTACCTAGTTCCCATAGAACTGTGGGACTGGGGGACCCCAGCACTGAGCAGCACTGCCACAGTGACCGTCAGTATGTGCCGCTGCCGGCCCGACGGCTCCGTGGCATCCTGCCGGCCCGAGGCTCAGCTCTCACCTGCTGGGCTCAGCACCGGGGCCCTGCTCGCCATCGTCACCTGTGTGGGCACCCTGCTTG CCCTGATGGTGCTCTTCGCGGCCCTGCGGCGCCAAAAGCAGGAAGCACTGAtggtgctggaggaggaggacgTCAGGGAGAACATCATCACCTACGACGATGAGGGCGGCGGGGAGGAGGACACGGAGGCCTTTGACATCAGCGCCCTGCAGAACCCCGACGGCGCCCTGCCGGCCCCCGGGCCTCCCGCGCGCCGGGACGTGCTCCCCCGGGCTCGGGCGCCGCGCCAGCCCCGGCCCCCGGGCCCCGGCCCCGCCGACGTGGCGCAGCTCCTGGCGCTGCGGCTCCGCGAGGCCGACGAGGACCCCAGCGTGCCGCCCTACGACTCGGTGCAGGTGTACGGCTACGAGGGCCGCGGATCGTCCTGTGGCTCCCTCAGCTCCCTTGGCTCCGAGGCCGGTGGCGCGCCTGGCCCCGCGGAGCCGCTGGATGACTGGGGGCCGCTCTTCCGCACCCTGGCCGAGCTGTACGGGGCCAAGGAGCCCCCGGCGCCCTGA
- the ACIN1 gene encoding apoptotic chromatin condensation inducer in the nucleus isoform X9, with protein MLSESKEGEEKEEVTMDTNENRPENEVPEPPMPVADQVSNDDRPEGSAEDEEKKESSLPKSFKRKISVVSAAKGVPGGNSDTEGGQPCRKRRWGASTATTQKKPSISITTESLKSLIPDIKPLAGQEAVVDLHADDSRISEDETDRNGDDGTHDKGLKICRTVTQVVPAEGQENGQREEEEEEKEPEAEPPIPPQVSVEVALPPPVEHEVKKVTLGDTLTRRSISQQKSGVSITIDDPVRTAQVPSPPRGKISNIVHISNLVRPFTLGQLKELLGRTGTLVEEAFWIDKIKSHCFVTYSTVEEAVATRTALHGVKWPQSNPKFLCADYAEQDELDYHRGLLVDRPSETKTEEQGVPRPLHPPPPPPAQPPQHPRAEQREQERAVREQWAEREREMERRERTRSEREWDRDKVREGPRSRSRSRDRRRKERAKSKEKKSEKKEKAQEEPPAKLLDDLFRKTKAAPCIYWLPLTDSQIVQKEAERAERAKEREKRRKEQEEEEQKEREKEAERERNRQLEREKRREHSRERDRERERDRERDRGERDRDRERERDRERGRERDRRDTKRHSRSRSRSTPVRDRGGRR; from the exons tgaggagaaggaggaagtgaCCATGGATACAAATGAAAACAGACCTGAAAATGAGGTGCCAGAGCCCCCCATGCCTGTTGCAGACCAAGTCAGCAATGATGACCGCCCAGAGGGCAGTGCTGAAgatgaggagaagaaagag AGTTCGCTGCCTAAATCATTCAAGAGGAAGATCTCCGTTGTCT CAGCTGCCAAGGGGGTGCCAGGTGGAAACAGTGACACAGAGGGGGGCCAGCCTTGTCGGAAGCGGCGTTGGGGAGCCAGCACAGCCACCACACAGAAGAAACCCTCCATCAGTATCACCACCGAATCACTCAAG AGCCTCATCCCCGACATCAAACCCCTGGCGGGGCAGGAGGCTGTTGTGGATCTTCATGCTGATGACTCCCGAATCTCTGAGGATGAAACCGATCGCAATGGTGACGATGGGACCCATGACAAAGGGCTGAAAATATGCCGGACCGTTACTCAG GTAGTGCCTGCAGAGGGCCAGGAGAATGGgcagagggaagaagaagaagaagaaaaagagcctGAAGCAGAACCCCCTATACCTCCCCAGGTTTCAGTAGAGGTGGCCTTGCCCCCACCTGTGGAGCATGAAGTAAAGAAAG TGACTTTAGGAGATACTTTAACACGACGTTCCATTAGCCAGCAGAAGTCTGGAGTTTCCATTACAATTGATGATCCAGTGCGAACTGCTCAggtgccctccccaccccggggAAAGATCAGTAACATCGTGCACATCTCCAATTTG GTTCGACCCTTCACTTTAGGCCAACTGAAGGAATTGTTGGGACGTACAGGAACTCTGGTGGAAGAGGCCTTCTGGATTGACAAGATCAAGTCTCATTGCTTTGTAACG TATTCAACAGTAGAAGAAGCAGTTGCTACTCGCACGGCTCTCCATGGGGTCAAATGGCCCCAGTCCAATCCTAAATTCCTTTGTGCCGACTATGCCGAGCAAGATGAG CTGGACTATCACCGGGGCCTCTTAGTGGACCGTCCCTCTGAAACTAAAACAGAGGAGCAGGGGGTACCACGGCCCCTGCATCCTCCACCCCCGCCGCCAGCCCAGCCACCACAGCATCCCCGAgcagagcagagggagcaggagcGGGCAGTGCGAGAACAGTGGGCAGAGCGGGAACGGGAAATGGAGCGCCGGGAGCGAACTCGATCAGAGCGTGAATGGGATCGGGACAAAGTTCGAGAAGGGCCCCGTTCCCGATCACGGTCCCGTGACCGCCGTCGCAAGGAACGTGCGAAATCCAAAGAAAAGAAGAGTGAGAAGAAAG AAAAAGCTCAGGAGGAACCGCCGGCCAAGCTTCTAGATGACCTTTTCCGCAAGACCAAGGCAGCTCCCTGCATCTACTGGCTCCCACTCACTGACAGCCAG ATTGTTcagaaggaggcagagagggctGAACGGGCCAAGGAACGGGAGAAGCGGCGGAAGGAGCAAGAAGAAGAAGAGCAAAAGGAGCGGGAGAAGGAAGCAGAGCGGGAGCGGAACCGACAGCTGGAGCGAGAGAAGCGGCGAGAACACAGCCGAGAGCGGGaccgggagagagagagggaccgggaacgtgacaggggggagcgtgacagggacagggaaagggaaagggaccGGGAacgaggcagggagagggaccgCAGAGATACCAAGCGCCACAGCAGGAGCCGGAGTCGGAGCACACCTGTGCGGGACCGGGGTGGGCGCCGCTAG
- the ACIN1 gene encoding apoptotic chromatin condensation inducer in the nucleus isoform X8, whose amino-acid sequence MSPADRRCSANTIEPATTSSLALFLLLLQRDPSSRTRGLPEEKEEVTMDTNENRPENEVPEPPMPVADQVSNDDRPEGSAEDEEKKESSLPKSFKRKISVVSAAKGVPGGNSDTEGGQPCRKRRWGASTATTQKKPSISITTESLKSLIPDIKPLAGQEAVVDLHADDSRISEDETDRNGDDGTHDKGLKICRTVTQVVPAEGQENGQREEEEEEKEPEAEPPIPPQVSVEVALPPPVEHEVKKVTLGDTLTRRSISQQKSGVSITIDDPVRTAQVPSPPRGKISNIVHISNLVRPFTLGQLKELLGRTGTLVEEAFWIDKIKSHCFVTYSTVEEAVATRTALHGVKWPQSNPKFLCADYAEQDELDYHRGLLVDRPSETKTEEQGVPRPLHPPPPPPAQPPQHPRAEQREQERAVREQWAEREREMERRERTRSEREWDRDKVREGPRSRSRSRDRRRKERAKSKEKKSEKKEKAQEEPPAKLLDDLFRKTKAAPCIYWLPLTDSQIVQKEAERAERAKEREKRRKEQEEEEQKEREKEAERERNRQLEREKRREHSRERDRERERDRERDRGERDRDRERERDRERGRERDRRDTKRHSRSRSRSTPVRDRGGRR is encoded by the exons tgaggagaaggaggaagtgaCCATGGATACAAATGAAAACAGACCTGAAAATGAGGTGCCAGAGCCCCCCATGCCTGTTGCAGACCAAGTCAGCAATGATGACCGCCCAGAGGGCAGTGCTGAAgatgaggagaagaaagag AGTTCGCTGCCTAAATCATTCAAGAGGAAGATCTCCGTTGTCT CAGCTGCCAAGGGGGTGCCAGGTGGAAACAGTGACACAGAGGGGGGCCAGCCTTGTCGGAAGCGGCGTTGGGGAGCCAGCACAGCCACCACACAGAAGAAACCCTCCATCAGTATCACCACCGAATCACTCAAG AGCCTCATCCCCGACATCAAACCCCTGGCGGGGCAGGAGGCTGTTGTGGATCTTCATGCTGATGACTCCCGAATCTCTGAGGATGAAACCGATCGCAATGGTGACGATGGGACCCATGACAAAGGGCTGAAAATATGCCGGACCGTTACTCAG GTAGTGCCTGCAGAGGGCCAGGAGAATGGgcagagggaagaagaagaagaagaaaaagagcctGAAGCAGAACCCCCTATACCTCCCCAGGTTTCAGTAGAGGTGGCCTTGCCCCCACCTGTGGAGCATGAAGTAAAGAAAG TGACTTTAGGAGATACTTTAACACGACGTTCCATTAGCCAGCAGAAGTCTGGAGTTTCCATTACAATTGATGATCCAGTGCGAACTGCTCAggtgccctccccaccccggggAAAGATCAGTAACATCGTGCACATCTCCAATTTG GTTCGACCCTTCACTTTAGGCCAACTGAAGGAATTGTTGGGACGTACAGGAACTCTGGTGGAAGAGGCCTTCTGGATTGACAAGATCAAGTCTCATTGCTTTGTAACG TATTCAACAGTAGAAGAAGCAGTTGCTACTCGCACGGCTCTCCATGGGGTCAAATGGCCCCAGTCCAATCCTAAATTCCTTTGTGCCGACTATGCCGAGCAAGATGAG CTGGACTATCACCGGGGCCTCTTAGTGGACCGTCCCTCTGAAACTAAAACAGAGGAGCAGGGGGTACCACGGCCCCTGCATCCTCCACCCCCGCCGCCAGCCCAGCCACCACAGCATCCCCGAgcagagcagagggagcaggagcGGGCAGTGCGAGAACAGTGGGCAGAGCGGGAACGGGAAATGGAGCGCCGGGAGCGAACTCGATCAGAGCGTGAATGGGATCGGGACAAAGTTCGAGAAGGGCCCCGTTCCCGATCACGGTCCCGTGACCGCCGTCGCAAGGAACGTGCGAAATCCAAAGAAAAGAAGAGTGAGAAGAAAG AAAAAGCTCAGGAGGAACCGCCGGCCAAGCTTCTAGATGACCTTTTCCGCAAGACCAAGGCAGCTCCCTGCATCTACTGGCTCCCACTCACTGACAGCCAG ATTGTTcagaaggaggcagagagggctGAACGGGCCAAGGAACGGGAGAAGCGGCGGAAGGAGCAAGAAGAAGAAGAGCAAAAGGAGCGGGAGAAGGAAGCAGAGCGGGAGCGGAACCGACAGCTGGAGCGAGAGAAGCGGCGAGAACACAGCCGAGAGCGGGaccgggagagagagagggaccgggaacgtgacaggggggagcgtgacagggacagggaaagggaaagggaccGGGAacgaggcagggagagggaccgCAGAGATACCAAGCGCCACAGCAGGAGCCGGAGTCGGAGCACACCTGTGCGGGACCGGGGTGGGCGCCGCTAG
- the PSMB11 gene encoding proteasome subunit beta type-11: MALQDVCKWQAPDTQGLSPHLPPAGGGAVPRGCDPQTFLRTHGPRLAHGTTTLAFRFRHGVIAAADTRSSCSNYVACPASRKVIPVHQHLLGTTSGTSADCTTWYRVLQRELRLRALREGRLPSVASAAKLLSTMMSRYRGLDLCVATALCGWDRSGPALFYVYSDGTRLQGDVFSVGSGSPYAYGVLDRGYRYDMTTQEAYALARRAVAHATHRDAYSGGSVDLFHVRESGWEYVSRNDACVLYSELQKLPEPEKQEEKEASRAHPGPATPHGAGDGGELPVGHLPGDSGLPAEAETP, translated from the coding sequence ATGGCTCTGCAGGATGTGTGCAAGTGGCAGGCCCCCGACACGCAGGGACTGTCTCCTCACCTGCCTCCGGCCGGTGGCGGGGCTGTGCCCCGCGGCTGTGACCCTCAGACCTTCTTGCGGACCCATGGCCCCCGGCTGGCCCACGGCACCACCACGCTGGCCTTCCGCTTCCGTCACGGCGTCATCGCTGCGGCCGACACCCGCTCCTCCTGCAGCAACTACGTGGCGTGTCCAGCCTCCCGCAAGGTCATCCCCGTCCACCAGCACCTGCTGGGCACCACGTCCGGCACCTCCGCTGACTGCACCACGTGGTACCGGGTGCTGCAGCGGGAGCTGCGGCTGCGGGCGCTGAGGGAGGGCCGGCTGCCCAGTGTGGCCAGCGCCGCCAAGCTCTTGTCCACCATGATGTCCCGCTACCGGGGGCTGGATCTGTGTGTGGccactgctctctgtggctgGGACCGCTCCGGCCCTGCCCTCTTCTATGTCTACAGCGATGGCACCCGCCTGCAGGGGGACGTCTTCTCGGTGGGCTCGGGGTCTCCCTATGCCTACGGCGTGCTGGACCGCGGCTACCGCTACGACATGACCACTCAGGAGGCCTACGCCCTGGCTCGCCGCGCCGTGGCCCACGCCACCCACCGTGACGCCTACTCTGGGGGCTCTGTGGACCTTTTCCATGTGCGAGAGAGTGGGTGGGAGTACGTGTCACGCAACGATGCCTGCGTGCTGTACTCGGAGCTGCAGAAGCTCCCGGAGCCGGAGAAGCAAGAGGAGAAGGAGGCCAGCCGGGCCCATCCCGGACCTGCCACCCCCCACGGAGCTGGCGACGGTGGGGAACTTCCTGTGGGACACCTACCGGGAGACTCGGGGCTCCCTGCAGAGGCTGAGACTCCGTAA